CTCCGGGGCATGGACCACCGGATCGAACCCCATGGCCTCGGGGTGCGCGACCTCACCGACTCGCCCTCCACCCGGCTGGCCGCCGAACGCGCGGGCGCCTTCACCCGGCCCGTCGACACGGCGGAGCTGCACGCGCCCTTCAGCTCCCAGGAGGTCGTGCTGCGCCGGGCCCTGGACCTGGGCCCCGAGGTCCGCGTCAACCCGTCCGGCGGAGCGCTCGCCGCCCATCCGCTGATGGCCGCCGGGCTGATCCGCGTCGGCGAGGCGGCGGCCCGCATCCACCGGGGGGACAGCGACCGCGCCCTCGCCCACGCCACCTCCGGACCCTGCCTCCAGCAGAACCTCGTGGCCGTCCTGGAAGGAGACCCCCGTGACCGCTGAGCCCGTGGCCGTCGTCGGGATCGGCCAGACCCGGCACGCCGCCGCCCGCCGCGACGTCTCCATCGCCGGACTCGTCCGCGAGGCCGCCCGGCGCGCCCTCGACGACGCCGGGCTGGACTGGGCCGACATCGACGCCGTCGTCATCGGCAAGGCCCCCGACTTCTTCGAGGGCGTCATGATGCCCGAGCTGTATCTCGCCGACGCCCTCGGCGCGGTCGGCAAACCCCTGCTCCGGGTGCACACCGCGGGCTCCGTCGGCGGCTCCACCGCGCTGGTCGCCGCCCAGCTCGTCACCGCCCGGGTGCACGCCACCGTCCTCGCCCTGGCCTTCGAGAAACAGTCCGAGTCCAACGCCATGTGGGGCCTGTCCCTGCCCGTCCCCTTCCAGCAGCCGCTGCTCGCGGGCGCGGGCGGCTTCTTCGCGCCCCATGTCCGCGCCTACATCCGGCGCAGCGGCGCCCCGCCGTCCATCGGCTCCCTCGTCGCCTACAAGGACCGCCGCAACGCCCTGCGGAACCCGTACGCCCATCTGCACGAGCACGACATCACCCTGGAGAAGGTCCAGGCGTCCCCCATGCTGTGGGACCCCATCCGCTACTCCGAGACCT
The nucleotide sequence above comes from Streptomyces clavuligerus. Encoded proteins:
- a CDS encoding thiolase domain-containing protein, whose protein sequence is MTAEPVAVVGIGQTRHAAARRDVSIAGLVREAARRALDDAGLDWADIDAVVIGKAPDFFEGVMMPELYLADALGAVGKPLLRVHTAGSVGGSTALVAAQLVTARVHATVLALAFEKQSESNAMWGLSLPVPFQQPLLAGAGGFFAPHVRAYIRRSGAPPSIGSLVAYKDRRNALRNPYAHLHEHDITLEKVQASPMLWDPIRYSETCPSSDGACAMVLTGRAGAARAPRPPAWLHGGAMRSEPTLFAGKDPVSPRAGRDCAAEVYRRAGITDPRREIDVAEIYVPFSWYEPMWLENLGFAAEGEGWRLTESGVTALDGELPVNPSGGVLSANPIGASGMIRFAEAALQVRGAAGEHQVPGARRALGHAYGGGSQFFAMWLVGSEPPPG